The Apium graveolens cultivar Ventura chromosome 6, ASM990537v1, whole genome shotgun sequence genome contains a region encoding:
- the LOC141666351 gene encoding uncharacterized protein LOC141666351 yields MATMVQRNIPKLTSTNYGNWSIQMKVLLDSYDNWDIVESGYDEPTDAAAEAALSNAEKMILKETQKKDKKALYTIIQGVDESTFVKNSNAKMAKDAWEILQKSFQGVEKVKKVRLQVLRGEFENLKMKSSENIGEFVTRLKMVINEMKRNGESLDDVRVMEKLLRSLTRKFDYVVTSIEESKDLSTISIDELFCGSSPVHGRGGFRGSYRGGRGRGRQSFNRGQNSEGYQPSGHRQNFRGRGRGGFQQRGDKSQFQCYNCNKFGHFSYECRAPKVEERSHFDAVKEDKDVGTSMFLTYKGDEENKKNVWYLDLGGGNHMTGHKELFTEIDDTISGEVTFGDSSKIPDNSLIIRNQARELIANVEMSKNRLFTLDMQKNVQKCLKSEKLGVYHQRKSEALDKLKEFKSLAEKQSGQYLKTLNSDRGGEYTSNLFRSFFRAHGINHHLTTTYTPQQNGVAERKNRIILDMAKSMVKAKHLPRTVWAEAILCAVYLLNRCPTKSVRNKTPNEAWSGSKPSVGHLRIFGCIAYAHVPDQKRKKLDDKDYWRWSEEERKVVGLFFNGDDDDGDNPNNEDDGDGDQTPPPSPNQQSPGSTPSTGGRSSSGGAPRKMRSLDNIYEATSPKNDTWELTDLLEGHKAIGVKWVYKTKTNQDGEVEKYKARLVAKSYKQRYGIDYDEVFAPVARVDTIRLLITIAAQNQ; encoded by the exons ATGGCGACGATGGTGCAACGAAATATTCCAAAATTGACGAGTACAAATTACGGGAACTGGAGTATTCAAATGAAAGTATTACTCGATTCCTACGATAATTGGGATATTGTCGAAAGTGGGTATGACGAGCCCACAGATGCAGCCGCTGAAGCAGCCCTGTCAAATGCTGAGAAGATGATTTTGAAAGAGACCCagaaaaaagataaaaaggcgTTATATACAATTATTCAAGGAGTTGATGAATCAACCTTTGTAAAAAATTCAAATGCAAAAATGGCGAAAGACGCGTGGGAGATTCTGCAGAAATCATTCCAGGGTGTCGAGAAAGTCAAAAAGGTTCGGCTCCAAGTACTACGTGGGGAGTTCGAAAATTTGAAGATGAAGAGTTCcgaaaatattggtgaatttgttacgCGTTTGAAAATGGTGATAAATGAGATGAAAAGAAATGGGGAAAGTCTCGATGATGTTCGGGTCATGGAAAAGTTGCTTCGTTCATTAACAAGAAAATTTGATTATGTTGTTACTTCTATCGAAGAGTCAAAAGACTTGTCCACAATTTCTATTGATGAGCTC TTCTGCGGTAGCAGTCCTGTACATGGAAGAGGTGGCTTTAGAGGTAGCTATCGAGGTGGACGTGGTCGTGGAAGGCAGTCTTTCAACAGAGGCCAGAATTCTGAAGGTTATCAACCATCTGGTCATAGACAAAATTTCAGAGGTCGTGGAAGAGGCGGATTTCAACAACGAGGTGATAAGTCCCAATTTCAATgttataattgtaataaatttggTCACTTCAGTTATGAGTGTAGAGCACCAAAAGTGGAAGAAAGGAGTCACTTTGATGCAGTAAAAGAAGATAAGGACGTTGGCACTTCTATGTTCCTCACTTATAAAGGAGATGAGGAAAACAagaagaatgtttggtatcttgactTAGGGGGCGGTAATCACATGACTGGTCACAAGGAATTATTCACGGAGATAGACGACACCATCAGCGGAGAGGTTACTTTTGGTGACTCGTCAAAGATTCCG GACAATTCCCTCATTATCAGAAATCAAGCTCGGGAATTGATTGCAAATGTCGAGATGTCAAAGAATCGTTTGTTTACGCTTGATATGCAGAAGAATGTGCAGAAGTGCTTAAAGtcg gaaaAGTTGGGTGTATATCATCAAAGAAAATCAGAGGCTCTTGATAAATTAAAGGAATTCAAATCACTTGCAGAAAAACAAAGTGGTCAGTATTTGAAGACACTCAATTCAGACAGAGGAGGCGAGTATACTTCAAACTTGTTCAGAAGCTTCTTTAGGGCACATGGCATAAATCATCACTTGACAACGACatatactcctcaacaaaatggtgttgcaGAAAGGAAGAACCGCATAATTCTTGACATGGCAAAGAGTATGGTGAAAGCAAAGCACTTACCAAGAACTGTCTGGGCAGAAGCCATTCTATGTGCAGTTTATTTGTTGAATCGTTGTCCAACAAAAAGTGTCAGAAACAAAACTCCAAATGAAGCATGGAGCGGGAGCAAACCATCAGTTGGTCATCTCAGAATTTTTGGGTGTATTGCTTATGCCCACGTTCCCGATCAGAAAAGGAAGAAGCTGGATGATAAAG ATTACTGGAGATGGAGCGAGGAAGAAAGAAAAGTTGTTGGCTTATTCTTTAATGGTGATGATGATGACGGTGATAACCCTAATAATGAAGATGACGGAGATGGTGATCAAACTCCTCCACCAAGTCCAAATCAACAATCTCCTGGATCGACACCATCCACGGGAGGAAGAAGCAGTTCAGGGGGAGCACCACGAAAGATGCGGAGTCTGGATAATATCTACGAAGCTACAAGTCCG aaaaatgatACATGGGAGCTCACAGATCTTCTAGAAGGACATAAAGCAATTGGCGTCAAGTGGGTCTACAAGACCAAGACGAATCAGGATGGAGAAGTGGAGAAATACAAAGCAAGGCTAGTGGCTAAAAGCTACAAGCAGCGAtatggcattgactatgatgaggtatttgctccagttgcacgAGTTGATACCATAAGACTTCTAATAACAATCGCAGCTCAGAATCAGTGA